Proteins encoded together in one uncultured Sphaerochaeta sp. window:
- a CDS encoding pirin family protein: MQKRPIKRITGGAVQYDGAGVKLVRVIGYNDTKDFDPFLLLDAFDSKDSEDYIKGFPWHPHRGIETVTYLIEGEIEHGDSLGNSGSINEGCCQWMTGGSGIIHQEMPQPSDRMLGCQLWINLPKKDKMTDPAYRDIRKAQIPVVKETGSEVRVISGSYNGTKGPEEGDYVKTTYLDVKLEANQSWSLEVPSENTLFLYIVEGSLLTDGKEVPFHRAVLFGEGDTLSLSSGEAGVRFFLYAAKPLKEPIAWAGPIVMNTPEELRLARQELQDNTFIKHKQ, from the coding sequence ATGCAGAAACGACCAATCAAGCGCATCACAGGCGGAGCGGTACAGTACGACGGAGCCGGAGTCAAGCTGGTTAGGGTTATCGGATACAATGATACCAAGGATTTTGACCCATTTCTTTTGCTTGATGCATTCGATTCAAAGGATAGTGAAGACTACATCAAAGGATTCCCTTGGCATCCCCATCGGGGGATAGAGACGGTAACCTACCTCATTGAAGGTGAGATTGAGCATGGGGATAGCCTGGGAAACAGTGGCTCCATAAACGAGGGATGCTGCCAGTGGATGACCGGGGGTAGTGGCATCATCCACCAGGAAATGCCGCAGCCCAGTGATCGTATGCTTGGATGTCAGCTCTGGATCAACCTGCCCAAGAAAGACAAGATGACCGATCCTGCGTATCGGGATATCAGGAAAGCACAAATCCCTGTTGTCAAGGAGACTGGGAGTGAGGTCAGGGTTATCAGTGGCTCCTATAATGGGACCAAGGGGCCGGAAGAAGGTGATTATGTAAAAACCACCTACCTCGATGTCAAGCTGGAAGCAAATCAATCCTGGAGTTTGGAAGTTCCCTCTGAAAACACGCTTTTCCTCTATATAGTGGAGGGATCCCTGCTCACAGATGGAAAGGAAGTACCTTTCCATAGGGCTGTACTCTTTGGAGAAGGGGATACCCTCTCACTCTCATCTGGGGAAGCAGGTGTTCGCTTCTTTCTCTATGCGGCAAAACCGTTGAAGGAACCTATTGCTTGGGCAGGTCCCATTGTCATGAATACGCCTGAAGAGCTACGTCTTGCGCGGCAGGAACTGCAAGACAATACCTTTATCAAACATAAGCAATAA
- a CDS encoding ferritin, with product MLSKEIATLLNEQINKEFYSAYLYLDMANFYAEKGLFGYENWFKVQAQEEMSHAMLFRQYLLNNGHAVTLSALADPSKSYENTKDPLVEALKHEEYVTASINNIYEVAVKQKDYRSQQFLDWFIKEQGEEEANAQENIQKFEVFGSDNRGLYMLNKELEARVFSPPSLQL from the coding sequence ATGCTATCAAAAGAAATCGCCACATTATTGAATGAACAAATCAACAAGGAGTTCTATTCCGCATATCTGTATCTTGATATGGCAAACTTCTACGCTGAAAAGGGACTATTCGGATATGAGAACTGGTTCAAGGTACAAGCACAGGAAGAGATGAGTCACGCCATGCTCTTTCGCCAGTACTTGTTGAACAATGGACATGCCGTAACACTCTCCGCTCTGGCAGATCCCAGCAAATCATACGAAAATACCAAGGATCCTCTTGTTGAGGCTCTTAAGCACGAGGAATATGTTACAGCCTCCATCAACAACATCTATGAGGTAGCGGTAAAACAGAAAGATTATCGCTCCCAGCAATTCCTTGACTGGTTCATCAAGGAACAAGGTGAAGAAGAAGCCAATGCTCAGGAAAACATCCAGAAGTTCGAGGTCTTTGGCTCTGATAACCGTGGCCTGTACATGCTCAACAAGGAGCTGGAAGCAAGAGTCTTCTCACCTCCTTCCTTACAGCTGTAA
- a CDS encoding potassium transporter TrkG, whose product MKRPLRANHYLLLGFLAIILVGSLLLRLPISHNEGIKISYWDSLFISTSAVCVTGLVTVDVALTFSLFGRTVIAILILLGGLGFASMVISFSLLLGMNIGLSQRSFIKEAYNLSSVQGTLMVVRAVGLAALLVQGVGVFIEYFIFRSTYGPLDALGHAVFNTISAFNNAGFDLMGKYQSLSMYRHSVAMNLTTALLIIIGGTGFFVIADIVKNRNWKKLTMHSKIVVTMNSILLIGGFLFFLFVEHLEPLAAFFQSVTTRTAGFNTVDIAGLSQAGLLVTIVLMFIGASPGSTGGGIKTSTTFTLFLSLGSLMFGRQTAAFKRKIGGESILKAFQVLLLSILLIGGGSFLLLIIEGSKFTFLEVLFEAVSAFATVGLSMGITTEIATLSKLVLVVVMFAGRVGPITIATSFARKASQLGYVEEQVFIG is encoded by the coding sequence ATGAAAAGGCCGCTACGAGCAAATCACTATTTGCTGCTAGGCTTTCTGGCTATCATTCTGGTGGGTTCGTTGCTGTTGCGACTTCCCATCTCCCACAACGAAGGAATAAAAATTTCCTACTGGGATTCACTTTTTATATCCACCAGTGCAGTTTGTGTTACTGGACTCGTTACGGTTGATGTAGCGCTGACATTCTCTCTTTTTGGGCGCACGGTCATTGCTATACTGATCCTGCTTGGAGGCTTGGGATTTGCCTCAATGGTTATCTCCTTCAGTCTCCTCTTGGGCATGAACATCGGACTCAGTCAACGGTCTTTCATCAAGGAAGCCTACAACCTCTCTTCTGTCCAAGGCACGTTGATGGTGGTACGTGCTGTTGGTTTGGCAGCTTTGTTGGTGCAGGGCGTTGGTGTATTTATTGAATATTTCATATTTCGTTCAACGTATGGTCCTCTTGATGCCTTGGGGCACGCGGTATTCAATACCATCTCTGCATTCAATAACGCCGGTTTTGACCTCATGGGAAAGTATCAGAGTCTATCCATGTACCGTCATAGTGTTGCGATGAATCTTACGACTGCTTTACTGATTATAATCGGAGGTACCGGTTTCTTTGTAATCGCAGATATAGTGAAAAACCGCAATTGGAAGAAACTGACCATGCACTCCAAGATTGTGGTGACCATGAACAGTATTCTCCTCATCGGGGGGTTCCTGTTCTTTCTCTTTGTCGAACATCTGGAACCTCTTGCAGCATTTTTCCAGAGTGTTACTACCAGGACAGCAGGTTTTAATACCGTCGATATTGCAGGCTTGAGTCAAGCTGGACTCCTTGTTACCATTGTCTTGATGTTCATCGGAGCAAGTCCTGGATCCACTGGTGGAGGTATCAAGACCTCCACAACCTTTACGCTGTTTCTCAGCCTCGGCTCCTTGATGTTTGGCCGGCAGACAGCTGCCTTCAAGCGTAAGATTGGAGGTGAGAGTATTCTCAAGGCTTTTCAGGTCCTCTTGCTTTCCATTTTGCTCATAGGTGGTGGGAGCTTTCTGCTGTTGATTATTGAAGGATCGAAGTTCACTTTTCTAGAGGTACTGTTTGAAGCGGTTTCCGCTTTTGCTACCGTTGGACTTTCAATGGGGATCACCACCGAAATAGCTACACTATCGAAGCTCGTATTGGTGGTAGTAATGTTTGCTGGAAGAGTCGGCCCTATCACCATAGCCACCAGTTTCGCGAGGAAAGCCTCACAACTGGGCTATGTTGAAGAGCAGGTGTTTATTGGATAG
- a CDS encoding TrkA family potassium uptake protein, translating to MKKEYDPDAYGIIGLGRFGLSLALELTKAGKQVIVLEIEEEKLNAVKDQLENIYPVKSVTEEVLHESGISHCRTAIVCIGKDIESNILVTMSLIELGIPRVIAKATSMNHGKVLERIGAEAVFPEVEMGERLARSLVSTGTLDFLELCDDFSIANVTLSRKFADQSVADLNLRKRYHLNIIVIIRDETAISEIMPDQQLFEDDVLVVGGTNDAIRKFEQANEA from the coding sequence ATGAAGAAAGAGTATGATCCAGATGCCTATGGGATTATTGGGCTGGGAAGGTTCGGCCTGTCCTTGGCCCTTGAACTAACTAAGGCAGGCAAACAGGTTATTGTCCTGGAAATTGAGGAAGAGAAGCTAAACGCAGTCAAGGATCAGTTGGAGAATATCTATCCAGTGAAATCAGTCACTGAAGAAGTATTGCATGAGTCTGGAATCTCCCACTGCCGCACTGCAATTGTCTGCATAGGAAAGGATATTGAATCAAATATTCTGGTAACGATGAGCTTGATCGAGTTGGGTATCCCCCGGGTCATTGCCAAGGCAACAAGCATGAATCATGGCAAGGTGCTTGAGCGTATTGGGGCTGAGGCTGTCTTTCCTGAGGTTGAGATGGGAGAGCGACTAGCCCGTTCCTTGGTCTCCACTGGGACACTGGACTTCCTTGAGCTTTGTGATGATTTCTCCATTGCCAATGTCACACTCTCCAGAAAATTCGCCGATCAAAGTGTGGCTGACTTGAACCTTCGTAAACGGTATCACCTGAATATTATTGTAATCATTCGAGACGAGACAGCAATCAGTGAGATCATGCCTGACCAACAGCTGTTCGAGGATGATGTATTGGTTGTTGGTGGGACCAACGATGCAATCAGGAAATTTGAACAGGCAAATGAAGCCTAG
- a CDS encoding gamma carbonic anhydrase family protein produces MMYAYNGKSPSIAEGCYIAPSADVIGNVTLGEGVSIWFHATLRADVNTIHIGSKSNLQDNVVAHVDKGFPLIVGERCTIGHGAIIHACTIEDDCLIGMGAIVLNGAVIGDESIVAAGALVSQNKVYPPRSLLVGTPAKLIRTLSDEEFAKVRENTQEYWEFAHDLATGKQTIN; encoded by the coding sequence ATGATGTACGCATATAATGGTAAGTCACCGAGTATTGCAGAAGGTTGTTATATCGCACCCAGTGCTGATGTCATCGGCAATGTCACATTGGGGGAAGGGGTCTCTATCTGGTTTCATGCCACACTCAGGGCAGATGTGAATACTATTCATATTGGAAGCAAATCGAACCTTCAGGACAACGTAGTTGCACATGTAGACAAGGGCTTCCCGCTTATTGTGGGAGAAAGATGCACTATCGGACATGGTGCCATCATCCATGCCTGCACCATTGAGGATGACTGTCTTATCGGTATGGGAGCAATTGTACTCAATGGAGCAGTAATTGGGGATGAGTCCATCGTTGCTGCAGGGGCTCTGGTTTCCCAGAACAAGGTTTACCCTCCCCGCTCACTGCTGGTCGGTACCCCTGCAAAACTCATCAGGACACTCAGTGACGAGGAGTTTGCCAAGGTACGGGAAAACACCCAGGAGTACTGGGAGTTTGCTCACGACCTTGCAACCGGCAAACAGACGATCAACTAG
- a CDS encoding zinc ABC transporter substrate-binding protein: protein MRTRALSILLALILIPFVLFAGGNTEQDSKPIVMVSILPHAYFVDQIAGDLVETAVLVGEGQNPHSYEPSPSQMARLAKASIWILSGTDFEHALIDKVSSLYPDLVIIDGTEGMILRTLEEHDHEDEEAGEDEAVHDLNIDRHTWLGWEQSKVLVKNISTALTTYLGLPEAELEERAGQLLSQIEGEFSSLEAELAGLSGSTVFVYHPSFGYFLDSFGLHQEAVETGGKEPTAKDLALLIERAQDDQAKVIFVQKQFPSGSAEKVAQVVGAQVVPLDPLAYDWLGNIRLMGNALKESL from the coding sequence ATGCGAACACGTGCATTATCGATACTACTGGCGCTCATCCTAATCCCTTTCGTTCTCTTTGCAGGGGGGAATACTGAGCAGGATTCCAAGCCTATTGTCATGGTGAGTATTCTTCCCCATGCATATTTTGTCGACCAGATCGCTGGTGACCTGGTGGAAACTGCTGTACTGGTTGGGGAGGGGCAGAATCCACATTCCTATGAACCTTCTCCTTCCCAAATGGCTCGGTTGGCAAAGGCCAGTATCTGGATTCTCAGTGGCACGGACTTTGAACATGCTCTTATCGACAAAGTCTCCAGTCTTTATCCAGATCTTGTAATCATAGATGGGACAGAAGGAATGATCCTCCGAACCTTGGAAGAGCATGACCATGAGGATGAAGAAGCAGGTGAAGATGAGGCTGTTCATGATTTGAACATTGATCGACATACCTGGCTTGGATGGGAACAGTCGAAGGTGCTAGTGAAGAACATCAGCACTGCATTGACCACCTATCTTGGATTGCCTGAAGCGGAACTAGAAGAGCGAGCTGGGCAACTTCTCTCCCAGATCGAGGGAGAATTCTCCTCGTTGGAAGCAGAACTCGCAGGGCTTTCTGGCAGTACCGTCTTTGTCTATCATCCCTCCTTTGGATACTTCCTTGACTCCTTCGGCCTTCATCAAGAGGCTGTCGAGACAGGAGGGAAGGAACCTACAGCAAAGGACTTGGCCCTCCTGATAGAGCGGGCACAAGATGATCAGGCAAAGGTGATCTTTGTACAAAAGCAATTCCCCTCCGGCAGTGCAGAGAAAGTCGCCCAGGTGGTTGGTGCACAGGTAGTTCCACTCGATCCCCTTGCCTATGATTGGTTGGGTAATATCCGCCTGATGGGCAATGCCCTGAAGGAAAGCCTATGA
- a CDS encoding ABC transporter ATP-binding protein, with protein sequence MSSVPVALSFHEVAFSYPHLRVLEDVSFHFHAGEFIALVGPNGSGKSTLLKLVLGLEAPQSGKIRLLGENPRKSRALVGYVPQHTSYDPNFPISVLEVVKMGRVDASKRGGKAEQTEKALQALKQVELEHLAQRPYNALSGGQRRRVLVARALAAEPTMLILDEPAANLDKESEQRLYATLGKLKGSTTILIVTHDMREVSPLIDRVFCIDAHRDGKLGRTVVQHALEEEAEGTRKRVRHDVEIPGDFCHFPREDV encoded by the coding sequence ATGAGTAGCGTCCCTGTTGCACTCTCATTCCATGAAGTTGCCTTCTCTTATCCCCATTTAAGAGTCCTTGAGGATGTATCCTTTCATTTTCATGCAGGGGAGTTTATCGCCTTGGTCGGCCCAAACGGTTCAGGGAAAAGTACCTTGCTGAAGTTGGTCCTTGGTCTGGAGGCTCCCCAATCTGGGAAGATCAGGTTGCTTGGTGAGAATCCAAGAAAGAGCCGAGCCCTTGTAGGCTATGTTCCCCAGCACACCAGCTATGATCCCAATTTTCCTATTTCCGTATTGGAAGTCGTAAAGATGGGGCGTGTTGATGCATCAAAGCGGGGAGGAAAAGCTGAGCAGACAGAGAAAGCACTGCAAGCACTCAAGCAGGTTGAGCTTGAGCACCTTGCCCAGAGGCCCTACAATGCCCTGAGCGGGGGCCAGAGGCGACGCGTGTTGGTTGCCCGAGCCCTTGCGGCTGAACCCACCATGTTGATTCTTGATGAGCCGGCGGCCAATCTGGACAAGGAGAGCGAACAAAGACTCTATGCAACCCTTGGGAAACTCAAGGGTTCGACAACCATCTTGATTGTTACCCACGATATGAGAGAGGTCTCCCCCTTGATCGACCGGGTGTTCTGTATCGATGCGCATAGGGATGGAAAGTTGGGTCGGACTGTCGTCCAGCATGCACTTGAGGAAGAAGCAGAAGGCACAAGGAAACGGGTACGTCACGATGTAGAGATTCCCGGAGACTTCTGCCATTTTCCAAGGGAGGATGTATGA
- a CDS encoding metal ABC transporter permease, with amino-acid sequence MNDLLGFFSALFNPDFPFVRNAFFAGLLSSVLFGVLGSVVTVKRIAGLAGAISHAVLGGIGIALYLSATGLVPNLSPMVGAIIFALLSAAIIGTVSLRSKQREDTVIQAIWAIGMSIGVLFMAKTPGYTDPSSYLFGNILLIAPSDLILLAILDVVVIVLAWRFYPQIEATAFDEEFAQVRGIPTHVVFLAILSITAVAVVLLQTFVGIVMVIAMLTLPAGTAGYKAKNLASMMAFATLFSFLFSFAGLAVGWGFDIPVGATVVVIAGAFYLGRSAGDLLKKWRKHHD; translated from the coding sequence ATGAACGATCTTCTAGGATTCTTTTCCGCACTATTCAATCCTGATTTTCCCTTTGTGAGAAATGCCTTCTTCGCAGGACTGCTCTCTTCTGTTCTTTTCGGGGTGCTAGGCTCGGTCGTTACCGTGAAACGGATAGCCGGCCTTGCCGGAGCCATCAGCCATGCAGTGCTTGGTGGTATCGGGATTGCTCTCTATCTCTCAGCCACCGGCTTGGTCCCCAATCTGAGCCCAATGGTAGGAGCCATAATCTTTGCGCTCCTTTCAGCAGCAATCATTGGGACGGTTTCTCTTCGTTCCAAGCAACGTGAGGATACGGTCATCCAAGCAATCTGGGCAATCGGGATGAGTATTGGTGTGCTGTTCATGGCAAAGACCCCTGGATACACCGATCCATCAAGCTACCTTTTTGGAAATATCCTGCTCATTGCCCCCTCTGACCTCATCCTGCTTGCTATTCTTGATGTGGTGGTCATTGTACTCGCTTGGAGATTCTATCCCCAGATTGAGGCAACTGCCTTTGACGAGGAGTTCGCCCAGGTGAGAGGAATCCCGACCCATGTGGTATTTCTCGCCATCCTCTCGATAACAGCGGTAGCCGTTGTTCTGCTGCAGACATTTGTGGGTATCGTAATGGTGATTGCCATGCTCACGCTCCCCGCAGGGACAGCAGGGTATAAGGCGAAAAATCTTGCCTCTATGATGGCCTTTGCTACGCTCTTCTCGTTCTTGTTCTCTTTTGCAGGGCTTGCTGTGGGCTGGGGATTCGATATCCCTGTGGGAGCAACCGTTGTCGTTATTGCCGGTGCATTCTACCTAGGGCGGTCGGCTGGTGACCTACTGAAAAAATGGAGGAAACACCATGACTAA
- a CDS encoding Fur family transcriptional regulator, producing the protein MTKARKALLELLKESKEPVSASMLSGDPSLPFDQATIYRNLHYLEEQGFAESFILHCTEHGTERYYSYRSRSEGVHHHWFHCEKCHTFIDLGGCAYQEQMKDWEKQYGFTISDHTFFLTGICASCKS; encoded by the coding sequence ATGACTAAGGCAAGGAAAGCCCTGCTGGAGTTGCTCAAAGAGAGCAAGGAACCTGTCAGCGCATCGATGCTGAGCGGAGATCCCTCACTTCCCTTTGACCAAGCAACCATCTATCGTAACCTGCACTACCTTGAGGAGCAGGGGTTTGCTGAATCGTTCATCCTACACTGCACTGAACATGGCACCGAACGCTACTATAGCTATCGCAGCCGTAGTGAAGGAGTCCATCACCACTGGTTCCACTGTGAGAAGTGTCATACATTCATCGATCTTGGAGGGTGTGCATACCAAGAGCAGATGAAAGATTGGGAAAAACAGTATGGATTCACCATCAGCGACCACACGTTCTTTCTCACCGGTATCTGTGCCTCTTGTAAGTCATGA
- a CDS encoding helix-turn-helix transcriptional regulator — MVILSDILLFLTTALVVSITCLCILLFYRVRDAYIGSFLTVLVPLSLQMCLSLLVTYLTRTLPVGNLDANAFQVFALGATIFSVLLTTTLLLMMSRYLIQLLPAQEDQKHLGNRILTFLILFFFLISLWVIIAESKGDWQKALSDTIAYHFFAGSMFLVIHAVLSGIFVKKATTWEEERLLKGIIFTFLPLFFLFPLDLLFFRNLPFKLVYLSFSTLSVYLYYFISRRYFLTWEQTDHVDAEGGKEYGLSLREEEVLRLLAAGCSNQEIAKQLYISPNTVKTHIKNIYAKMGVNNRLQLFSLLKK; from the coding sequence ATGGTAATCCTATCCGATATTCTGCTCTTCCTTACCACCGCTTTGGTGGTTTCCATTACTTGTCTCTGTATCTTGCTCTTCTACCGTGTGCGTGATGCATATATCGGTTCCTTCCTTACTGTCCTTGTCCCTCTCTCACTGCAAATGTGTCTCTCTCTCTTGGTCACCTACCTGACCAGGACACTTCCGGTGGGAAACCTGGATGCTAATGCTTTTCAGGTATTTGCACTGGGAGCAACCATTTTCTCTGTCCTGCTCACTACCACATTGTTGCTTATGATGAGCAGATACCTGATTCAACTCTTACCGGCACAGGAAGACCAGAAGCACCTGGGAAACCGTATCCTTACATTCTTGATCCTGTTTTTTTTCCTGATCAGCCTCTGGGTCATCATCGCAGAGAGCAAAGGAGACTGGCAGAAAGCCCTCAGCGACACTATAGCCTACCACTTCTTCGCAGGTAGCATGTTCTTGGTAATCCACGCAGTCCTGAGTGGCATCTTCGTCAAGAAGGCGACTACCTGGGAGGAAGAGCGCCTGTTGAAGGGAATCATCTTCACCTTTCTACCACTGTTCTTCCTGTTTCCCCTGGATCTGCTGTTTTTCAGGAATCTTCCGTTCAAACTGGTCTATCTTAGTTTTTCCACACTCTCGGTTTATCTCTACTATTTCATCAGCCGTAGATATTTCTTGACTTGGGAGCAGACCGACCACGTGGATGCAGAGGGGGGCAAGGAGTACGGGCTCTCACTCAGGGAGGAAGAGGTATTACGACTACTGGCCGCAGGATGTAGTAATCAAGAGATTGCAAAGCAGCTCTATATCTCACCAAATACCGTTAAAACCCACATCAAGAACATCTATGCAAAGATGGGCGTGAATAATCGACTCCAGCTCTTCTCCCTGCTCAAGAAGTGA
- a CDS encoding outer membrane lipoprotein-sorting protein — translation MKRFITLFSILCLGCSHLIFSSPTADQIMEQVLERQSSTTSALDIRLTLIDTSGSTRERRLQTLSATKEGKTSTLTVFLSPESVRNTRFLSIEGTEGTTEQWIFLPSLKRIRKIAGTEEAGSFMGSDFSYSDMASTTYDTGQADHRLISEDSNSFTVESIPHEMKAYGKTITVVDKETYLPLEVQFYESDRSTIVKTLTTEAIDTLSGRPVSTTMVMRTHSSSHATRLEILQARYDIPLPEGYFTTRFLETGRL, via the coding sequence ATGAAACGATTCATTACACTGTTCTCTATACTCTGCCTCGGATGTTCTCACCTGATCTTCAGCTCACCAACTGCTGACCAGATCATGGAACAGGTACTTGAAAGACAAAGCTCAACAACTTCGGCACTCGATATCAGACTCACCTTGATCGATACCTCGGGAAGTACCAGGGAAAGACGACTGCAAACACTCAGCGCAACAAAAGAGGGAAAGACCTCCACGTTGACGGTATTTCTCTCCCCGGAGAGTGTACGCAATACCCGCTTTCTCTCCATTGAAGGCACAGAGGGGACTACGGAGCAGTGGATTTTTCTCCCCTCCCTTAAGCGGATCAGAAAAATAGCGGGAACTGAGGAAGCTGGTTCATTCATGGGCAGTGATTTCTCCTATAGCGATATGGCCTCAACCACGTATGATACCGGCCAAGCAGATCACCGTCTCATCTCTGAGGATAGTAACAGCTTTACCGTTGAATCGATTCCCCATGAGATGAAAGCGTATGGGAAAACCATCACCGTTGTTGACAAGGAAACCTATCTCCCTCTAGAGGTTCAGTTCTATGAGTCTGACAGAAGTACGATTGTAAAGACATTGACCACAGAGGCAATTGACACGCTCTCTGGTCGTCCGGTCAGCACGACCATGGTTATGAGAACCCACTCCAGTTCACATGCAACACGCTTGGAGATTCTTCAAGCACGTTATGACATTCCTCTTCCAGAGGGATACTTTACGACCAGATTTCTGGAAACAGGGAGGCTCTGA